In a single window of the Nicotiana tomentosiformis chromosome 10, ASM39032v3, whole genome shotgun sequence genome:
- the LOC104094476 gene encoding small ribosomal subunit protein uS4y-like: MVHVAFYRNYGKTFKKPRRPFEKERLDAELKLVGEYGLRCKRELWRVQYALSRIRNAARMLLTLDEKDPRRIFEGEALLRRMNRYGLLDESQNKLDYVLSLTVENFLERRLQTLVFKTGMAKSIHHARVLIRQRHIRVGRQVVNVPSFMVRVDSQKHIDFSLTSPFGSGRPGRVKRKNQKAAAKKASGGDGDEEDEE; encoded by the exons ATGGTACACGTCGCATTTTACCGCAACT ATGGGAAGACCTTTAAGAAACCTCGACGTCCCTTTGAGAAGGAGAGATTGGATGCAGAGTTGAAGCTCGTTGGAGAGTATGGACTGAGGTGCAAGAGGGAGCTGTGGAGAGTCCAGTATGCTTTGAGCCGTATCAGGAATGCTGCAAGAATGCTTCTGACCCTTGATGAGAAAGATCCACGTCGTATTTTTGAAGGTGAAGCACTCTTGAGGAGGATGAACAGGTATGGTTTGTTGGATGAGAGCCAGAACAAACTCGATTATGTCTTGTCACTCACTGTTGAGAACTTCCTTGAGCGTCGTCTGCAAACCCTTGTTTTCAAGACTGGCATGGCTAAGTCGATCCACCATGCTAGAGTACTCATTAGGCAAAGGCATATCAG AGTTGGAAGGCAAGTGGTGAATGTTCCTTCGTTTATGGTCAGAGTGGACTCTCAGAAGCACATTGACTTCTCCCTAACCAGTCCTTTTGGTAGCGGACGCCCTGGAAGAGTGAAGAGAAAGAACCAAAAGGCTGCTGCCAAGAAGGCTTCAGGTGGTGATGGTGACGAGGAGGATGAAGAATAA
- the LOC104094477 gene encoding ribulose-phosphate 3-epimerase, cytoplasmic isoform-like yields MVKAIIAPSMLSSDFANLASEAQRMLNCGADWLHMDIMDGHFVPNLTLGAPVIESLRKHTKAYLDCHLMVTNPLDYVEPLGKAGASGFTFHVEASRDNWQELVQRIKSKGMKPGVSLKPGTPIEEVYPLLDGENSVELVLVMTVEPGFGGQKFMPEMMDKVRTLRKKYPLLDIEVDGGLGPSTIEAASSAGANCVVAGSSVFGAPDPAQVISLMRNSVEEAQQRS; encoded by the exons ATGGTGAAAGCAATCATAGCGCCGTCGATGCTGTCATCGGACTTCGCTAATTTGGCATCTGAAGCACAACGCATGCTCAATTGCGGTGCTGATTGGCTCCACATGGACATCATG GATGG TCACTTTGTCCCAAACCTTACCCTTGGTGCTCCAGTTATCGAGAGTCTGAGAAAGCATACAAA GGCATATCTGGACTGCCACCTCATGGTCACTAACCCCCTTGATTATGTGGAACCGTTAGGCAAAGCTGGTGCCTCGGGGTTTACTTTCCATGTTGAGGCATCTAGAG ATAATTGGCAAGAGCTTGTTCAACGTATAAAGTCTAAGGGCATGAAACCTGGAGTTTCCTTGAAGCCCGGTACACCAATTGAGGAAGTGTACCCACTG CTTGATGGTGAAAACTCTGTCGAACTGGTCCTAGTGATGACTGTTGAACCTGGATTTGGGGGACAAAAGTTTATGCCAGAGATGATGGATAAG GTGCGGACTCTCAGAAAGAAGTATCCATTACTTGATATAGAG GTGGATGGTGGTTTAGGACCTTCAACCATTGAGGCAGCATCATCAGCTGGAGCAAACTGTGTTGTTGCAGGAAGTTCAGTGTTTGGAGCTCCTGATCCAGCACAAGTCATAAGTTTGATGCGGAATAGTGTGGAGGAAGCTCAGCAAAGGAGTTAA